Proteins encoded within one genomic window of Alteribacter populi:
- a CDS encoding DUF3900 domain-containing protein, whose translation MDFAIDFASFFVVQVDGQGEEADKTYKHFQTLNSEEYFTSPLREFLDGELMKISKRKVERNPKSDQVPTKIGQFVVEPGYELDTNPNYNMFNRIRTATSAEDFRTNSEDLVRAYMNTSAIRGGALLVIRAKLTKYMDDKFVFVLKCDFEPKVASIADEHTLIRHVEMAITTKNMKSIQYPYMPEEGMTEEREIKIHQSSHARYFEDFLKFIEYSKSMPEIVKTKVIETAQQYIAETYEADSEERIQEEESIEAWANTPERHLQEKWTEDQVIEASTPILEHQPEIEMKLKLDHIDVKGLLSDFSENIHIAKVNGKYVILIEGESFSFEKGASPVEFLQPDSLENVLKRIGSKGVTE comes from the coding sequence ATGGATTTTGCAATAGATTTTGCTTCATTTTTTGTTGTCCAAGTTGACGGACAAGGGGAGGAAGCAGATAAAACATACAAACATTTTCAAACATTAAATAGTGAGGAATACTTTACAAGTCCACTTAGGGAATTTCTAGACGGTGAACTTATGAAAATTTCGAAGCGAAAAGTAGAGAGGAATCCAAAGTCGGATCAAGTACCGACGAAGATTGGTCAATTTGTAGTAGAACCTGGCTATGAGCTCGATACCAATCCAAATTACAATATGTTTAACCGGATTAGAACAGCTACTTCGGCAGAAGATTTTAGAACAAACAGTGAAGATCTTGTTCGTGCTTATATGAATACAAGTGCAATTCGAGGAGGTGCCCTTCTCGTCATCAGAGCAAAGCTAACGAAGTATATGGACGACAAGTTTGTGTTTGTTTTAAAATGTGATTTTGAGCCTAAGGTTGCTTCGATTGCAGATGAACATACGCTTATTCGCCATGTAGAAATGGCCATTACTACGAAAAACATGAAGTCAATTCAGTACCCCTATATGCCGGAAGAAGGGATGACCGAGGAGCGGGAAATAAAAATTCATCAATCTTCCCATGCCCGCTATTTTGAAGACTTTTTGAAGTTTATCGAATACAGCAAGTCCATGCCTGAGATTGTAAAAACCAAAGTGATCGAGACAGCACAACAGTACATAGCTGAAACGTATGAAGCAGATAGTGAAGAGCGGATTCAAGAGGAGGAAAGTATTGAAGCGTGGGCAAATACACCAGAACGCCATCTTCAAGAAAAATGGACTGAAGACCAAGTTATTGAAGCCTCCACACCAATTCTTGAACATCAACCTGAAATTGAAATGAAACTAAAGCTCGATCACATCGACGTAAAAGGACTGCTTTCCGATTTCAGTGAAAACATCCATATTGCAAAAGTAAATGGAAAATATGTGATTCTCATTGAAGGAGAGTCGTTTTCGTTTGAAAAAGGAGCATCACCCGTTGAATTTTTACAGCCTGACTCGTTAGAGAATGTGTTGAAGCGAATTGGAAGTAAAGGAGTAACTGAATAA
- a CDS encoding DUF2187 domain-containing protein: protein MAEQEKNESPITVKVDDDVKVVKGEFKGLDAKVIAVYTNSIAVELNKKLEDGSYARTVLHHSEYTE, encoded by the coding sequence GTGGCAGAACAAGAAAAGAATGAAAGTCCGATTACTGTAAAAGTAGATGATGACGTAAAAGTCGTAAAGGGTGAATTCAAAGGTCTAGATGCAAAAGTGATAGCAGTTTACACAAACTCAATTGCTGTTGAATTGAATAAAAAGCTAGAAGATGGCAGTTACGCTAGAACGGTTTTACATCATTCAGAGTATACAGAATAA
- a CDS encoding LVIVD repeat-containing protein gives MKKKKNLVIKTAVAGALVFTAFTPTGLAHDAFEGNSKEGTVFDHDALEMLAEPDMEGGKNLEFLHEAAAVQISELDGVQNNTADVYAHKGFAYLGTHTANGANGGVRVFDLKDPSNPEEVSVFANEIPNTWQEKVIVKSVNTPEFKGDLAVVSLQQTSRNNQNRPDSVGGVLLYDVSDPYEPEQLGFYQLDRTITGTHELYLTTQGNRAIMLLSNPYADYYTGGEERDFQILDVSDPANPEKLWEFDPRDLAEVDESFNGYHWDSPDGHTRPVFNHSVITDSRGHYAYVSMWDLGTVIFDIRNPENPEYLGRTEFADDQKGAAHSAALARGGTVLIETREVANPHGEGYESAYGYTRIFDIKDKTNPELLSEFTTDLTYDFSPPVSTFAKTVHDPKVHGNTLYLSYYSGGVLGVDITDPSKPEEIARYTSDQANVWGVFVDRNYVLASDMGQGLKVLLKNNSNNGNSNNPLQY, from the coding sequence ATGAAAAAAAAGAAAAACTTAGTTATTAAAACAGCAGTAGCAGGTGCACTCGTTTTTACAGCATTCACACCAACTGGACTAGCCCATGATGCATTCGAGGGCAATTCCAAAGAAGGAACAGTTTTTGATCACGATGCTCTAGAAATGTTAGCCGAGCCCGATATGGAGGGTGGAAAAAACCTCGAATTTTTACACGAAGCAGCAGCTGTACAAATAAGTGAACTGGATGGCGTTCAAAATAACACTGCAGATGTTTATGCACATAAAGGCTTTGCTTATCTAGGAACACATACGGCCAACGGAGCTAATGGGGGGGTCCGTGTTTTTGATTTAAAAGATCCGTCAAACCCTGAGGAAGTATCCGTTTTTGCCAATGAAATACCGAATACGTGGCAAGAAAAAGTGATTGTAAAAAGTGTGAATACTCCAGAATTTAAAGGAGATTTAGCCGTAGTCAGTCTCCAACAAACGTCTAGAAATAACCAGAATAGACCAGACAGTGTTGGAGGCGTGCTCCTTTACGATGTATCTGACCCATATGAACCTGAACAACTGGGCTTTTACCAGCTCGACCGAACTATTACTGGAACACATGAATTGTACTTAACGACACAAGGAAACCGTGCCATCATGCTTCTCTCAAACCCTTATGCCGATTATTACACAGGTGGTGAGGAGAGAGACTTCCAAATTCTTGATGTAAGTGACCCTGCAAATCCTGAAAAGTTATGGGAGTTTGACCCTAGAGATCTTGCAGAAGTAGATGAATCATTTAATGGCTATCACTGGGATTCTCCAGATGGTCATACACGACCAGTTTTTAACCACAGCGTCATAACTGATAGTAGAGGGCATTATGCTTACGTGTCTATGTGGGACTTAGGAACTGTTATTTTTGATATTCGCAACCCTGAAAACCCTGAATATTTAGGAAGAACTGAGTTTGCTGATGACCAAAAAGGAGCGGCTCATTCTGCAGCACTTGCTAGAGGTGGTACTGTTTTGATTGAAACACGCGAAGTAGCAAACCCACACGGTGAAGGCTACGAAAGTGCATACGGCTACACTCGTATCTTTGACATTAAAGATAAAACAAATCCAGAACTACTAAGTGAATTTACAACTGACTTAACGTACGACTTTTCTCCACCAGTGAGCACATTTGCTAAAACTGTTCATGACCCTAAAGTTCACGGGAACACATTGTACTTGTCGTATTATTCGGGTGGTGTTCTTGGTGTAGATATTACCGATCCAAGTAAACCCGAAGAAATTGCTCGATACACTTCCGATCAGGCAAACGTTTGGGGCGTATTCGTAGATAGAAACTATGTTTTAGCCTCAGACATGGGACAAGGTTTGAAAGTATTACTTAAAAATAACTCGAATAATGGAAACAGTAACAATCCACTCCAATATTAA
- a CDS encoding CAP domain-containing protein, with product MNKKLIFVCIFSIVTMIFSACNGGEMDGASPNRDEGMRGQQQRHQESQPFNPYDEFEISSDSTDISSDEFPHTKAVRIQDAKFDFDVDPNQIHPEEMYDQIRDRVDMDLPDFDQLVPRQPEQEGPQQPEQPPEPEQEQPQPEQPEPEQQPEPEQPQEQPDQGQPAPEEPQQEEEPQQETVQQEELKEFERQVIELTNAERSNNGLGDLETNIPLCNVAREKSTDMQENNYFSHTSPTYGSPFDMMRDFGISYNSAGENIAQGQQTPEQVVQAWMDSPGHRENILNGTYTEIGVGYDQNGHHWTQMFISQ from the coding sequence ATGAATAAAAAGCTTATTTTTGTATGTATTTTTAGCATTGTTACAATGATTTTCAGTGCTTGTAATGGAGGGGAGATGGACGGTGCAAGCCCGAATCGAGATGAGGGTATGAGGGGGCAGCAGCAACGCCACCAAGAATCTCAGCCATTTAACCCTTACGATGAGTTTGAGATTTCAAGTGACAGCACAGATATTTCAAGTGATGAGTTTCCTCACACGAAAGCAGTTCGAATCCAAGATGCGAAATTCGATTTTGATGTTGATCCAAATCAAATTCATCCTGAAGAAATGTATGATCAAATCAGAGATAGAGTAGACATGGATCTGCCTGATTTCGACCAATTGGTACCGCGCCAGCCTGAACAGGAGGGGCCACAACAACCAGAGCAGCCTCCAGAGCCCGAACAGGAGCAGCCTCAGCCTGAACAACCTGAACCGGAACAGCAACCTGAACCGGAACAGCCGCAAGAGCAACCTGATCAAGGACAACCTGCACCAGAGGAGCCTCAACAAGAAGAGGAGCCTCAACAGGAGACAGTGCAGCAGGAGGAATTAAAAGAGTTTGAGCGGCAAGTGATTGAGTTAACGAATGCGGAAAGAAGCAACAATGGTTTAGGTGATTTAGAAACCAACATTCCTTTATGTAATGTGGCACGCGAAAAGTCTACTGACATGCAGGAAAACAATTATTTCTCACATACAAGTCCAACATACGGTTCTCCGTTCGATATGATGCGCGACTTTGGTATTTCTTATAATTCAGCGGGAGAAAATATTGCGCAAGGGCAACAAACTCCTGAACAAGTGGTGCAAGCTTGGATGGACAGCCCAGGTCACCGTGAGAATATTTTAAACGGTACCTATACTGAAATTGGTGTAGGATATGATCAAAATGGTCATCATTGGACACAAATGTTTATCAGTCAATAA